In Leucobacter insecticola, one DNA window encodes the following:
- a CDS encoding aspartate aminotransferase family protein, which yields MSYDPTAAVDTAALQASAKQHMWPHFTNRKVLNDGIPVITRAEGHHIYDAAGKQYIDGLAGLFVVNAGHGRDRIVEAAAKQMKQLDFMPLWSYAHPAAIELSERLSSYAPGQMNKVFFTTGGGEAVESAFKLAKHFWKIQGKPMKHKVISRSVAYHGTPQGALAITGIPDMKKFYEPLTPGGHRVPNTNFYRAEEMGAPSNDLEAFGQWAANRIEEAILFEGEDTVAAVFLEPVQNSGGCFPPPPGYFKRVREICDKYDVLLVSDEVICAYGRVGDFFASKALGYEPDIITSAKGITSGYVPLGAMIVSDKVSEPFNSVENTFYHGFTFAGHPAAAAAALANLDIFEEEDLNGRVRENSPLFRAELEKLLDIDIVGDVRGEGYFFGIELVKDKATKETFNEEESDRLLRDYLSPALWEAGLYCRADDRGDPVIQLAPPLTIGPSEFAEIGGILRSVLKDASSKI from the coding sequence ATGTCCTACGATCCCACCGCAGCTGTCGATACCGCTGCCCTTCAGGCCTCTGCCAAACAGCACATGTGGCCGCACTTCACAAACCGCAAGGTGCTCAATGACGGGATCCCCGTCATTACCCGCGCCGAGGGCCATCACATCTACGACGCTGCTGGCAAGCAGTACATTGACGGCCTTGCAGGCCTCTTCGTAGTGAACGCCGGCCACGGCCGCGATCGCATCGTCGAAGCTGCCGCAAAGCAGATGAAGCAGCTCGACTTCATGCCGCTGTGGTCCTACGCGCACCCTGCAGCGATTGAGCTCTCCGAGCGTCTCTCGAGCTACGCGCCCGGCCAGATGAACAAGGTCTTCTTCACCACCGGTGGTGGCGAGGCCGTTGAGTCTGCCTTCAAGCTGGCCAAGCACTTCTGGAAGATCCAGGGCAAGCCGATGAAGCACAAGGTCATCTCGCGTTCGGTTGCCTACCACGGCACCCCGCAGGGCGCGCTGGCCATCACCGGCATCCCCGACATGAAGAAGTTCTACGAGCCCCTCACCCCGGGCGGCCACCGCGTGCCGAACACGAACTTCTACCGCGCAGAAGAGATGGGCGCTCCGTCGAACGACCTCGAGGCGTTTGGCCAGTGGGCTGCAAACCGCATCGAAGAAGCGATCTTGTTCGAGGGCGAAGACACCGTCGCGGCCGTCTTCCTCGAGCCGGTACAGAACTCGGGTGGCTGCTTCCCGCCTCCCCCCGGTTACTTCAAGCGCGTGCGCGAGATCTGCGATAAGTACGACGTGCTGCTCGTCTCTGACGAGGTCATCTGCGCCTACGGCCGTGTCGGTGACTTCTTCGCTTCGAAGGCGCTCGGCTACGAGCCCGACATCATCACCTCAGCGAAGGGCATCACTTCGGGATACGTTCCCCTGGGCGCCATGATCGTCTCGGACAAGGTGTCGGAGCCCTTCAACTCGGTGGAGAACACCTTCTACCACGGCTTCACCTTCGCCGGTCACCCGGCGGCCGCTGCTGCGGCCCTCGCCAACCTCGACATTTTCGAGGAAGAGGATCTCAACGGTCGCGTGCGCGAAAACAGCCCGCTGTTCCGCGCCGAGCTCGAGAAGCTGCTCGACATCGACATCGTCGGTGACGTGCGCGGCGAGGGCTACTTCTTTGGCATCGAGCTCGTCAAGGACAAGGCCACCAAGGAGACCTTCAACGAGGAGGAGTCGGATCGACTGCTCCGCGACTACCTCTCCCCCGCACTGTGGGAGGCCGGCCTCTACTGCCGCGCCGACGACCGTGGAGACCCCGTCATCCAGCTCGCTCCGCCGCTGACCATTGGTCCGTCGGAGTTCGCTGAGATCGGTGGGATCCTGCGCAGCGTCCTGAAGGATGCTTCATCAAAGATCTAG
- the rpsO gene encoding 30S ribosomal protein S15, with protein sequence MALPAEVKKAIIDEYATKPGDTGSPEVQVAMLTQRIKDLTEHLKSHKHDHHSRRGLLLLVGQRRRLLGYLQDVDITRYRSLIERLGLRR encoded by the coding sequence ATGGCATTGCCCGCAGAGGTCAAGAAAGCGATCATCGATGAGTACGCAACCAAGCCCGGCGACACCGGTTCCCCCGAGGTGCAGGTTGCGATGCTCACGCAGCGGATCAAGGATCTGACCGAGCACCTGAAGAGCCACAAGCACGATCACCACTCGCGCCGTGGCCTGCTGCTGCTCGTCGGCCAGCGCCGCCGCCTCCTGGGCTACCTCCAGGATGTCGACATTACGCGTTACCGTTCGCTCATCGAGCGTCTTGGTCTGCGTCGCTAG
- a CDS encoding inositol monophosphatase family protein: MTATTHADPQELAAIAVQIARTAGQRILQLRNEGVKVAATKSSIVDMVTEADQECERIVVAALREARPDDGILGEEGTGIEGTSGITWVIDPIDGTTNYLYNLPAYAVSIAATVPDATAFADGRRGIAAAVYNPRSDEMFDAWLGGGSRLNGEKIRISGNLDLATSLVGTGFGYTVERKHEQLELLQRVLPRVRDIRRIGSAAYDLCLLAAGRLDAFYEMGLQPWDYAAAVLVASEAGAGILGRDDATPPGEPLIFVADPHLVSELRAIASAYPHH; the protein is encoded by the coding sequence ATGACGGCAACCACTCACGCAGACCCTCAAGAACTCGCAGCAATCGCCGTGCAGATCGCCCGCACCGCAGGGCAGCGCATCCTGCAGCTGCGGAACGAGGGCGTCAAGGTCGCCGCAACCAAGTCGAGCATCGTCGACATGGTGACGGAAGCCGATCAGGAGTGCGAGCGGATCGTGGTCGCAGCCCTCCGCGAGGCAAGACCGGACGACGGCATCCTCGGCGAGGAGGGCACCGGGATCGAGGGTACAAGCGGCATCACCTGGGTGATCGATCCCATCGACGGCACCACCAACTACCTCTATAACCTGCCCGCCTACGCCGTCAGCATCGCGGCGACGGTGCCTGACGCCACAGCCTTCGCCGACGGCCGGCGCGGGATCGCCGCCGCCGTGTACAATCCCCGATCAGACGAGATGTTCGACGCCTGGCTGGGCGGCGGATCCCGCCTGAACGGCGAGAAGATCCGAATCTCGGGAAATCTCGACCTCGCAACCTCCCTCGTCGGCACCGGCTTCGGCTACACCGTTGAACGCAAGCACGAACAGCTCGAACTGCTGCAACGGGTGCTCCCTCGCGTGCGCGATATTCGGCGAATCGGATCAGCCGCCTACGACCTGTGCCTGCTCGCGGCGGGACGACTCGACGCCTTCTACGAGATGGGGCTGCAGCCGTGGGACTACGCTGCCGCGGTGCTGGTCGCCTCCGAAGCGGGCGCCGGGATCCTCGGCCGAGATGACGCCACCCCTCCCGGCGAACCGCTGATCTTCGTGGCGGATCCACACCTCGTGAGCGAATTGCGGGCGATTGCGTCGGCTTATCCACACCACTGA
- a CDS encoding ABC transporter substrate-binding protein, with translation MPVEPSDPMIQELVTRIRSAQLSRRQLFRGAGVGAAMLGTASLAACAGPGGSGDGSGGTVRWANWTYYLDYDEEAGTWPTLDEFMKQTNITVDYFEDIDDNMTFIAKVKDQLQLAQDTGYDVFTLTDSSLLRLFEKDQLRKFDRELLPNVNKQMIDMVQHASFDPDRQWSIPYQAGMTGLCYNTELYPKGVKSVADLWNPELKGKVNVLSEQDDTLGLVMLEQGVDITGDWGEDEFYNALAVIEKELKSGQIATVKGNSYTQDLQTDTVLAGMCWSGDIAILNEEAGEERWKFVVPEAGATLFIDSFCMPEVTDSYDQVHELINYYYEPEVAAEVASYVEYVTPVAGAKEAMEKLDPELAENPLIFPDAEMSARVFDMRALSAQEDNIFAQAYQKVLGN, from the coding sequence ATGCCGGTTGAGCCGTCGGACCCGATGATCCAGGAACTTGTCACCCGCATTCGGAGTGCACAGCTAAGCCGTCGCCAATTGTTTCGAGGCGCAGGTGTGGGGGCAGCGATGCTCGGCACCGCCTCACTCGCAGCCTGCGCGGGGCCGGGCGGATCCGGCGATGGCTCCGGTGGCACCGTGCGCTGGGCAAACTGGACCTACTATCTCGACTACGACGAGGAGGCCGGCACCTGGCCCACTCTCGACGAGTTCATGAAGCAAACGAATATCACCGTCGACTACTTCGAAGACATCGACGACAATATGACCTTTATCGCGAAAGTGAAGGATCAGCTTCAACTCGCGCAAGACACGGGCTACGACGTGTTCACACTCACGGATTCCTCGCTCCTGCGTCTCTTCGAAAAGGATCAGCTGCGTAAGTTTGACCGCGAACTCCTGCCGAACGTGAACAAGCAGATGATCGACATGGTGCAGCACGCGTCTTTCGACCCGGATCGGCAATGGTCGATCCCGTACCAGGCTGGCATGACGGGGCTGTGCTACAACACTGAGCTCTATCCCAAGGGCGTGAAGAGTGTGGCGGATCTCTGGAACCCGGAACTCAAGGGAAAAGTGAATGTGCTCAGCGAACAGGATGACACGCTCGGTTTGGTGATGCTCGAGCAGGGCGTCGATATCACCGGAGATTGGGGCGAAGACGAGTTCTACAACGCGCTCGCCGTCATCGAAAAGGAGTTGAAGAGCGGCCAGATCGCGACGGTGAAGGGAAACTCTTACACGCAGGATCTGCAGACCGACACCGTGCTCGCTGGCATGTGCTGGTCGGGAGACATCGCGATCCTGAACGAAGAAGCTGGCGAGGAGCGCTGGAAGTTCGTGGTGCCAGAGGCCGGGGCCACGCTCTTCATTGATTCGTTCTGCATGCCCGAGGTCACTGATTCATACGATCAGGTTCACGAGCTCATCAATTACTATTACGAGCCCGAAGTGGCCGCTGAGGTTGCGTCCTACGTGGAGTATGTGACCCCCGTTGCTGGCGCGAAAGAGGCAATGGAGAAGCTCGATCCGGAGCTTGCGGAGAATCCGCTCATTTTTCCTGATGCGGAAATGTCGGCCCGGGTGTTCGACATGCGCGCCCTCTCCGCGCAAGAGGACAATATCTTCGCCCAGGCCTACCAGAAGGTGCTTGGAAACTAG
- a CDS encoding DUF6457 domain-containing protein produces MTNPQHLPPEALNDWLAAVSVELGLDPATVDIAALLNVARDVAHDVARPAAPLSTFLLGVAVGRAEDPAAALDEYAQTLTELAASWESSPL; encoded by the coding sequence GTGACTAACCCCCAACACCTGCCGCCAGAGGCCCTGAACGACTGGCTCGCGGCCGTGTCCGTTGAGCTCGGCCTCGATCCCGCAACCGTCGACATCGCCGCCCTGCTCAATGTCGCGAGGGATGTCGCCCACGATGTTGCCCGTCCGGCTGCGCCCCTGAGCACGTTTCTGCTCGGTGTCGCGGTCGGTCGCGCAGAGGATCCCGCCGCTGCGCTTGATGAATACGCACAGACGCTCACCGAGCTCGCCGCGAGCTGGGAATCCTCACCCCTCTAG
- the mobA gene encoding molybdenum cofactor guanylyltransferase: protein MSGSGSAAFAAVVLAGGRGSRLGGIDKAAVTLQGSRLVDRAVDAARAAGAAQLIVVGPEHAGGEGVAVVREDPPFTGPLAALAAALPLVRHEWLLLLSCDLVYPDRVCTVILREFASRRILAEETAPELKDQTTATSDGLVLRDTEGHAQWLAGLYRVSALRAAAQRLGANIENAPLRKLLGELDLVWIDVEPETTADIDDREDLSRAQSMTDTSEGDPRD, encoded by the coding sequence GTGAGCGGGTCAGGATCCGCTGCCTTCGCTGCCGTCGTGCTTGCAGGCGGACGTGGCAGCAGGCTCGGCGGCATCGACAAAGCCGCGGTCACGCTACAGGGATCCCGCCTCGTTGACCGCGCCGTCGATGCCGCACGGGCCGCCGGAGCCGCTCAGCTCATCGTGGTGGGGCCCGAGCATGCGGGAGGTGAGGGGGTCGCGGTGGTGCGCGAGGATCCGCCCTTCACCGGCCCGCTTGCCGCGCTCGCCGCAGCCCTGCCGCTTGTGCGGCACGAGTGGCTGCTGCTGCTCTCGTGCGATCTCGTGTACCCCGACCGCGTCTGCACTGTCATCCTGCGCGAGTTTGCGAGTCGCAGGATCCTCGCTGAAGAGACTGCACCTGAGCTCAAAGACCAAACGACTGCCACAAGTGACGGCCTCGTTCTCCGCGATACCGAGGGCCACGCTCAATGGCTCGCGGGCCTCTACCGGGTGAGCGCATTACGTGCCGCGGCCCAGCGTCTCGGAGCGAACATAGAGAACGCCCCGCTCCGCAAACTTCTCGGCGAACTCGATCTCGTCTGGATCGATGTCGAACCCGAGACCACCGCTGACATCGACGACCGGGAAGACCTCAGTCGAGCCCAATCCATGACCGACACCTCCGAAGGAGATCCCCGTGACTAA